Genomic DNA from Jatrophihabitans sp.:
CCGCACGACCGCCGCCCCCTCCCCCTCGGTGATCGCGACTCGCGGATCCGAGCGGTTGAACAGCACCGCCCTGGCCGTTCTCCGGTAACCCAGCAGATCCAGGATGTCCAGCGTGATCCGCAGATGCTTCAACACCGGGCGCTCAGGGGTGGCCACCACCACCTGGTGTTGGGCATGATCCAGCGCGACCAGCACCGCCGGTGAGAACCGCGCCGGCAGGTCGATGACGATGACGTCGTACCGGCGGGTCAGTGCCCGCAGCAGCAAGCCGATCTTCGCCGGTCTGATCCGCCTGGCGTCACCGGGCGTCACCGGCGCGAGGATGCAGTCCAGGCCCGACTCCGCGGACGCGGTGATCAGGTCGCCGGTGTCCAGCAGCCCGCCGACATCGCGCTTGCCGATGAGATGGCTCAGCGTGCGGCTGGTGTCCAGATCCAGCGCCGAGGCGATGTCGCCGTACTCCAGGTCGAGGTCCAGCAAGCACACCCGGCGCTCGCCGGCGCCCTGTAAGGCAACCGCGAGATTGGTGGCCAGCGTGGTCTTGCCGCAGCCGCCCTTGGCGGCGAGCACTGCGAAGATCTGGCCACCGGTCCGAGGCGCCGTCGCCGCTGAACAAGCGTGCGCGATCTCATCGTGTACGGCACTATCAAGCACCGCGTGCGCGCCGGCCGCGATCGCTCGCGCGACCTCGGCGTCGTCCAACCGCTGGCGGATCAGGATCACCAGCGCTGCCGGGTGCTCCTCGGTGACCCGCGCGGTGAACCTCAGCGCCTCATCGAGGCCGACCGTGGCGCCGATCACCACCGGGTGCCGGCCGGTCATGTTGACCAGCAGCGCCAAGGCCATGCCTGGCGCCGACACGATCCGCACGTCGCCGCCGATGCTGGTGGCCAGCACCAGTGCCGCCTTCAGGTCCGGCTCGCAGACGATCGTCACGTCACCCTGCTCCCTGGCTTCCGCCAATCCATGGTGTGAAAGGAGCGTGACGTATTCCGTCGAGAGTGGGCAGCGGGTGATCGGTCAGGCCTTAGGTCCCCTGATCGGGTGACAGCCAGGTGCGAAGAGTACTTACCGTGTCGCGCTAGGTGATTAGTGACAACGCATATCGGTCATGCGGGGCTTCTTGAGCAAATCTTTAGGCACTCTATAAGGCTGGAGTGTGCTTTGATGAGAGATCGCGAAGTTAAGTCAAAGTACGGTCTTAGCGGGGGTCCATGGACATCAGCACGGTGGTCGACACGACCGGTGATGTTCCACGCGCCCGCCGCCTCTCAGAGAGCACGACCGCAACAGGGTTGATCGTCGTCGACAGCCATCCGGTCACCCGGCTCGGCTTGACCCTGATGGTGAACGGGCAGTCTGATATGCGCACTGTCGGCGAGGCCGGAACCGCGGCCGAGGCGATCGGCCTGATCAGCGCGTTGCGGCCGGACGTGGTCACGATCGGGCTGTCGCTGCCCGATCGCCCCGGCCTTGAACTGGCCGCTGAACTGCGCGATCGATTTGAAGGCCTGGGCATCGTGATCTTCACCGCTCGCGGCGAGGACGACGTGCTGTTTCGCGCACTGGAGACCGGCGCCTCCGCGTTCGTGTCCAAGACGGCGTCATCACCGGAGATCCTCGGCGCCATCAGGCACGCCGCGGTCGCCGCGTCCTGCTTCAGCTCCCGAGGGTTGGCCGCCGCCCTGCGACGACGCCAGCTCGCTCCTGCGTTGCCCGTGCTCAGCGAGCGGGAACGCCAGGTGCTCAACCTGCTGCTGGCCGGGCTCTCGGTGCCCGACCTTGCCGGCCGGCTGCACATCAGCGTCTCGACCGCCAAGACCTATGTCGCCCGTCTCTACGACAAGCTCGGGGCCAACAGCAAGGCGCAGGCGCTGCTGACCGCGGTCAGGTTGGGACTCGTCGAAAGCGCCCCGGCTCCGGCGCGGTCCGGCGTCTGAGACAGTTCGCCGTCAGGCGGGGTTCGCCGTCAGGCGGGGTTCGCCGTCCCGGCCACGCGGTCTCAGGCGTCCGACGTGCGAGCGATGGTCGCACTGGCCCGGCGCACCGTCGGCGCCCGGCCGGCCGGAAGGCAGTCGGCCAGGAACTCATAGCTGTGGAGCAGGACGCCGGCAGCCCGCGAGCCCCTCGCGGCCTGGCTCTGGACGGCGTGCAGCCAGTCGGCGATGTCGCCCCAGCCGGGAGCGGCCAACGAGCCGCCCATCTGCTGCACCGACAGCGCCGCGCACAGGTTGCCGAACGCCAGCCGGTGACGCAACGGCCAGTTCCGCAACGTCGCCAGCACGAACGCCGCCGCGAAGACGTCGCCGGCGCCGGTGGCGTCGACCGCGTTGACCGGGAGCGAGGGCACCCACTCCTCCTCGCCGGTGAGCGAGTCGATCGCGATCGAGCCCTGGCCCCCGCAGGTCACCACCACCACCGGTACCGAGTCGGCCAGCTGGAGGAGCGCCGCGCGCGGGTCGTCGGTGCGGGTGTAGGCCATCGCCTCGGTGCTGTTGGGCAGGAACGCATGCAGTTCAGCCAGCTGCTGCAGCACGTCAGCTGACCACTGCTGGCTCGGATCCCAACCGACGTCGCCGAACAGCAGCATGCCCCGCTTGTGGGCGGTGCTCACCCATGCCTCCGGCTCCTGGCCCAGGTGCACCACACCGGCGGCCGCCGACGGCGGGTCGGCCAGCAAGGTGCTGGCCGAGATCGGCGACGGGTGGCTGTGGGTGACCATCGCGCGGTCGCGCTGCACCGCCAAGGACACCGTCACCGGAGAGTGCCAGTGGGCCAGCCGCTTGGACCGGGACAGGTCCACGCCCTCCTGCTCGGCCAGCGTCCGCCACAGGAAGTCGCCGTAGACGTCGTCGCCGAACACCGCGGCCAGGCCCGTGCGCAGCCCCAGCCGGCTCGCCGCCACTGCCAGGTTGGCGACTCCGCCGGGGCAGGAGCCCATGCCCTCGGCGAGCAGCTCGGTGCCCTGGGTAGGCAGCGCGGGCAGTCCGGTCAGCACCACGTCGAAGAACACGGTGCCCTGCATGATCACGTCGAAATCCGGCTCGGTCACATTTACCTCGCTCACCTGTATGAGAGTGCCACCTCTAGGGTCTTCTCACATGCGACTGGTGCTGGTGGGAGGTGGCGGCTTTCGGGTCCCGCTGGTGTACCGGGCGCTGCGCCGCCGTCCTGAGCTTGCGATCACCGAACTGGTGCTCTGCGATGTCGAGGCTGCCCGGCTGGCCGCGATCGGACACGTCCTGCCACCGGACCCGGCGATCCGGATCAGGCTGGAGACCGATCTGACCGAGGCCGTCCGCGGCGCCGACTTCGTGTTCTCGGCGATCCGGGTCGGCGGAGCGGCCGGTCGGGTGGCCGATGAGCGCCGGGCGCTGTCGGCCGGTGTGCTGGGCCAGGAGACGGTGGGCGCCGGCGGCCTGGCCTATGGGCTGCGGACCCTGCCGGTCGCGCTGGAGCTGGCTCGCGCGGTCGCTGACCTCGCGCCGACGGCTTGGCTGATCAACTTCACCAATCCGGCCGGCATGATCACCGAGGCCAGCCAGGCGGTGCTGGGCAACCGGGTGATCGGGATCTGCGACTCGCCGGTGGGGTTGGTCCGACGGGTCTGCCGGGCGCTGGGAGTGCCCGAGGCCGAGCTTCGCACCGGTCGGGTGGCGCCTGACTACGCCGGCGTCAACCACCTGGGCTGGTTGCGCTCGCTGCGCCGGGACGGCGTCGACCTGCTGCCGGACCTGCTCGGCTCCGACGCCCGCATCGAGTCCTTCGAGGAGGGCCGGTTGTTCGGCGCGCCGCTGCTGCGGGCGCTGGGCGCGGTTCCCAACGAGTACCTGCACTACTACTACAACACCGCCGAGGTGCTCGCGGCGCTGGCCCAGGGCTCGACCAGGGGCGAGTTCCTGCTGCGGGAGCAGCAGGACTTCTATGCCGCCGCGGCGGCCCGGCCGGCTGAGGCGCCCGCGCTGTGGGAGGCGACCAGACGCCGCCGGGAGCAGAGCTACCTCGCCGAAGCGCGCGCTGCCGAGCAGCCTCGCGACGAGCAGGACCTGGCCGGCGGCGGCTATGAGGAGGTGGCGCTGGATCTGATGCAGGCCCTGTCCGGCGGGCCGGCAGCCCGGCTGATCGTGAACGTGGCCAATGGCGCCACGCTGCCCGAGCTACCGGCAGAGCTGGTGATCGAAGCGCCCTGCCAGGTCGATTCGACCGGCGCCCGGCCGCTGCCGATGGCCGGGCTGGAGCTGCACCAGCTGGGCCTGATCGCCGCGGTGCGAGCCGCCGAGCGCGCCGCCATCGAGGCGGTGCGCACCGGCTCCTATCAGGCGGCGCTGCGCGCGTTTGCCCTGTCGCCGCTGGTGAACTCGACCCGGATCGCCCAGCGGCTGCTGGAGGATCTGCTGCGAGCCGACCCGGCGCTGGCCCGGCTGCTGCGCTCAATCCCTGACCGCAGCGCGAAGTGACGGTCATGCAGCGGGCATGCGCCGGCTCGTGATCCGCGACGGGCGCCGCGCTAGGAGTCAGAGGACGAGCCGGTCCCGCCTTCCAGGTCGCCCTCGGTGTCGAGGAATGCCTGCTGCAGCGCCGCGAGGGTGTCGGGGTCGGGGTGCTCCCACATCTTGCGCTGGGCGGCCTCCAGCAACCGCTCGGCGATCCCGTGCAACGCCCACGGGTTCGACTCGGCGAAGAACTTCTGCAACTGAGGGTCGAGCACGTAGGTCTGGGCGAGCTTCTCATACATCCAGTCGGCCACCACCCCCGCAGTGGCGTCATAGCCGAACAGGTAGTCCACGGTGGCGGCCAGCTCGAAGGCGCCCTTGTAGCCGTGTCGCTGCATCGCATCCAGCCAGCGCGGGTTGACCACCCGGGCCCGGAAGATCCGCGCCGTCTCCTCCGACAGCGTCCGGGTGCGGACCGCGTCCGGGTTGGTGCTGTCACCGATGTAGGCGGCGGGCGCGGTGCCGGTCAGGGCCCGCACAGTGGCCACCATGCCCCCGTGATACTGGAAGTAGTCATCGGAGTCGGCGATGTCGTGCTCGCGGCTGTCGACGTTCTTCGCAGCGATGCTGATCCGGCGGTAGGCGTTCTCCATGTCGGGGCGGGCTTGGATGCCCTCCACCCCGCGGCCGTAGGCATAACCGCCCCAGGCCGCGTAGACCTCGGCCAGGTCGGCGTCGTCACGCCAGTTTCGGCTGTCCAGCAAAGGCAACAGGCCCGCGCCGTAGGCGCCGGGCTTGGAGCCGAACACCCGCAGGGTGGCCCGCCGCTGATCACCGTGGGCAGCCAGGTCCGCCTGGGCGTGCGCCCGGATGAAGTTCTGCTCGAGCGGCTCGTCCTGATCGGCGACCAGTCGCACCGCGTCGTCGAGCATCGCCACCACGTGCGGGAAGGCGTCGCGGAAGAAGCCGGAGATCCGGACGGTGACGTCGATCCGAGGCCGGTCTAGCTCGGCCAGGCTGATCAACTCCAGGCCCGAGACCCGCCGCGACGCCTCGTCCCAGACCGGTCGCACCCCGAGCAGCGCCAGGATCTCGGCCACGTCGTCACCGGCAGTGCGCATCGCCGAGGTCCCCCAGGCCGACAGGCCGACCGAGCGCGGCCAGTCGCCGGTGTCGGCGCGGTAGCGGGCCAGCAGCGAGTCGGCCATCGCCTGGCCGGTCTCCCACGCCAACCGGCTCGGGATCGCCTTCGGGTCCACGGAGTAGAAGTTGCGACCGGTCGGCAGCACATTGATCAACCCTCGCAAGGGTGAACCGCTCGGGCCGGCCGGCACGTAGCCACCGTCCAGGGCGTGCAGCACATTGGTCAGCTCATCGGTGGTGCGAGCGAGCCGGGGCACCACCTCGGACGCGGCGAAGGCCAGCACCTCGCTGACCAGCGCGACCCGGCCGTCACCGGCGCCGAGAATCTCGCCGGCCACCGCGCCGGCCGCGTCGACGCGCCAGTCCCGGGCCTCCATCGCCGCGACCAGCCGGTGCGCCAGGTCCTCGGCCTCATCGACGTCGGTCCGGGCCTCGTCACCCTGCTCGGACAACCCCAACGCCTCACGCAGTCCCGGCAGCGCCGCCGCCTGACCGCCCCAGACCTGCTTGGCCCGCAGCATCGCCAGCACCAGGTTGACCCGGGCCTCGCCCTGCGGCGCCTGACCGAGGATGTGCAGGCCGTCGCGGATCTGGACGTCCTTGATCTCGCAGAGCCAGCCGTCGATGTGCAGGATGAACTCGTCGAACTCCGCATCATGCGGACGGTCGGCCAGGCCAAGGTCGTGGTCGAGCTTGGCGGCCTGGATCAACGTCCAGATCTGGGCCCGGATGGCCGGCAGCTTCGCCGGGTCCATCGCGGCGATGCTGGCGTGCTCGTCCAGCAGCTGCTCCAGCCGGGTGATGTCGCCGTAACTCTCGGCTCGCGCCATCGGCGGGATCAGGTGATCGACCAGGGTGGCGTGCGCGCGGCGCTTGGCCTGGGTGCCCTCCCCCGGGTCGTTCACCAGGAACGGGTAGATCAACGGCAGCTCACCGAGCGCGGCGTCGGTGGCGCAGGAGGCGGACATGCCGGCCCCCTTGCCCGGCAGCCATTCCAGGTTGCCGTGCTTGCCCACATGCACCACGGCGTGCGCGCCGAAGTCCTCGGCCAGCCACCGGTAGGCGGCGAAGTAGTGGTGGCTCGGCGGCAGGTCCGGGTCGTGATAGATCGCCACCGGGTTCTCGCCGAAGCCCCGTGGCGGCTGCACCATCACCACCACGTTGCCGGCCCGCAAGCCGGCCAGCACGATCTCGCCTTGGGAGTCCTGGCTGAAGTCGACGAACAGCGTGCCGGGCGCGGCGCCCCAGTGCTGCTCGATGCCCTCGCGCAGATCGGCCGGCAGGGTGTCATACCAGCGCCGGTAGTCCGCGGCGGTGATCCGCACCGGGTTGCCCGCCAGCTGCTCGGCGGTCAACCAGTCCTGATCCTGGCCGCCGGCCGCGATCAGCGCGTGGATCAGCGCGTCGCCGTCGAGCGCGCTCACACCGGGCAGGGCGTCCGGGCCGTCGACCGGGCCGATGTCATAGCCCTGCTCGCGCATCGCGGTCAGCAGCCGGACGACGCTGGCCGGGGTGTCCAGCCCGACCGCGTTCCCGATCCGGGAATGCTTGGTGGGATAGGCCGAAAGCATCACCGCGATCTTGCGCTGGGCCGGCGGGATGTGGCGCAGCCGGGCATGCCGGACCGCGATGCCGGCGACCCGGTCGGCCCGCTCGGGGTCAGCGACGTAGACCGTCAACCCGTCAGCGTCGACCTCTTTGAACGAGAACGGCACCGTGATCAACCGGCCGTCGAACTCGGGGATCGCGACCTGGGTGGCGGCGTCCAGCGGAGACAACCCGTCGCCGTTGGCCAGCCAGCTCTCCCGCGAGCTGGTCAGGCACAGCCCCTGCAGGATGGGAACGTCGAGTGCCGCCAGGGCGCCGACGTCCCAGGCTTCGTCATCGCCGCCGGCCGAGGCGGCAGCCGGCTTGGTCCCGCCGGCGGCCAGCACCGTCACCACCAGCGCGTCGGCGGCGCCCAGCGTGCTCAGCAGCTCTGGCTCGGCCGCCCGCAGCGAGGCGCAGAAGACCGGCAACGCTCGGCCGCCCTTGCCCTCGATGGCCTCGCACAGCGCGTGCACGAACGCGGTGTTGCCGGCGACGTGATGGGCGCGGTAGTACAGAACGGCGACTGTCGGCCCTTCGGTCGCGCGGGACTGCCGCTCTAGCACCCCCCACAGTGGGGTGCTGGCCGGCGGCTCGAAGCCGTGCCCGGTCAGCAGGACGGTGTCGGACAGGAATCGGTGCAGCTGGCCCAGATTGCCCGGGCCGCCCTCTGCCAGGTAAGCGTGAGCCTCGGCAGACACGCCGTAGGGCACGGTCGACAGCTTCATCAGCTCCGCGTCCGGCTGCTGCTCGCCGCCGAGCACGACCACGGGTCGGCCGCTGGCCAGCAGCGCGTCGATGCCGGCCTCCCACATCCGGTAACCGCCCAGGATGCGCACCACGGCCAGCTCCACGCCGACGAGCAGGTCGGGCAGGTCCTCGGCCTCGGTTCGAGCCGGATTGGCCAGCCGGTAGTCGGCGCCGCTGGCTCGGGCGCTGAGCAGATCGGTGTCCGAGGTCGAGAGCAGCAGGATCACAGTGTTCCTCCCCGGGGTCCGCGCCCCTGGCGTGTAGGTAAGCGGCCGGTTGGAGTGTCTGGCTCCTCCGAAAGACTCGGAGTCACAGTGGCGGGACCGCGCCGGGATTGCACCGGCTTCCTCCAGCGTGGCCGCTAGGCGGGCTAACTGTAGCTGGCCGGATCTCACCGGCCGGCACGTCACATCACTTCGGGCACGGTGCTGGGAACCCGGATGATGACCTCCAGCCGCTCGATGGCCTGCTGCGCCAAGGCCAGCGCCTCGGCTGCGGTGCCGGCGTGAGCGCGGGCCTGAGCCAGCCGCGAGTGCGAGCTCTGCAGGCCGTTGAGCTCGGTTCCGGGCGGAAGCGGCCACTTGACGGTGACACCGTCAGGATGCGGTCCGTCGACTCCGGCTATCTCCACCAGGACACCGGACGGCGGGGCGACGGCGAACCAGATGGCCTCGCACCTGGGAGCGCGGTCGGGGTCCTGCAGTGTCGAGCGGATGCTTGGGAGCACCTTCTCGCCCATCATCTGGCGCCACTGGTTCTTGACCAGGTCGACACCGGTGGCGTCGGTGACCAGATCCCAGATGGAGTCGCCGCCGAAGCGCAGGTGAGTCTCGATGAGTCGCGGGCCGGACTGGGTGAGGACGATCTCGGTGTGGGTCGGGCCGAACTCGACGCCGAGCGCGTCGAGTGCTCGGCACACGTGCGCGCCGATCGCCTCCACGTCCTCGGGGTCCAGCGGGGCGGGCATCACGTGCCCGAGCTCCACCAGGCTGACCGGGTCGGAGTACTTGCGGGTGATGGTCACGACCTGGTGCTCGCCCTGCTCGGAGAAGCACTCCACGCTGTACTGGACGCCGGGCAGGAACTTCTCGACTATCACCCGGATCGGCCTGTCGGTGGCTTGGGCGGTGGCTTGGGTCGGGCTGTCGGTGGCCTGGTTCGGAGTGGTCATCAGGACGGGCGCCGTTCCCTGCGCGCGGGTGATTCCCTGGGCGCGGGCGAAGGCGGACGCCGCCTCGGCCGGTTCGGAGATTATCGACACCCCCGCGCTGGCCATGCCGCTGGCCGGTTTCACCACACACGGGTAGCCGTGCGCGGCGGCGAAGTCCCGCAACTCGGCCTCGTCGCAGACGGTGGCCGAGGGAGTGGACTCGACACCGGCCTCGGCCAGCCGTTGCCGCATGGCGTACTTGTCGTGGACCAGCCGGACCGTCTCGGTCGAGTGGGCGGGCAGGCCGAGGGCTTGCCCGACCGCTGCGGCAGCGACCTGACCCTGGTCGCTGAAGCTGCCGATCCGGGTCACCGGTTGGAGCTGGTGGACCAACCTGGCAAAGGCGACCCACTCATCGACGGAGGCCCCGGCGGGCAGCACGACGATCCGAGCGAGCTTCTCCGGCTCGTCGATCTTCACCATCTGCTCTGGATCGCAGATCACGCTGGAACTGACGACCTGACCGGAGTCCCTCGCCCAAGTCCGCAGCCGATCGGGGATGTAGTACCCGTTGCCGAAGATCAACACGTGCTCGGACATCGTCTTCATTCCCTTCGGTTCGGGTCGGTCTTGGGTCACGGGTCGGTCTTGGGTCACGGGTCGGTCCGGGTACGGCTGGGAGGTCTGGACTCGCGCGGTCGGGTCGATGTCCTGACCACCGCAGGTTAACCGGATCGACCCTGTCGGCGGGGCAAGTCCGGAGGTAATTGCGCGGCGAGCAGGCAGCCCGAGGAGTCATCCCCAGGCAGCGTCGGCTTCGACCGTGAGCCGGTTGTCCACAGGGGATTGTCGATATCCACAAAGTGGAAATCCCGTCTTCTACGGCACGAAGCCGATTAAATTGAGCGACATGCCCACCACCGCTCTCGCCGCGTCCGCTCCGACGGCCGAGCTTGGCGACACCGGCTGGGGCGAGCGTCCGGTGTCCGCCGAGCCGGCGTCGGCCACCGAGCGGCTGATTCAGCTACTGGAGCTGGCGCCAGCCGCACGACCCACCGGTGAGATCGCCAGGTTCGACCCGCGCCGGCTGTCTGCTGGCGCCCGAATCGACCTGCTCACCCTGCTGGAACAGCAGAAGCACTGGCTGGACTCCGTGCAGCAGCAAGTGCTCGCCGAGATCGAAGCCGCTGACGCCAGCGAGCTCAACCTCTCACAAGAGGCCGTCTCACTGGCCTTGGGAGTTCCGCCCCGAACCGCGCAGGCCAAGCTCAAGACGGCCAGCCTGCTCGTTCGGGAGCTGCCCGGCGCCCTGGCTCTGCTGAGTGCCGGCAAGATCTCCTACCGGCACACCGAGGTGATCTGTGAGCAGGTGTGGTCGCTGGCACCCCAGCTGGTCGCCGAGTTCGAGGCCCTCGCGCTGGCCCGAGCGGCTGATCAAACCGTCGGCCAATTGCGGCAGGCCGCCCGGCGAGCGGCGGCCCGGCTTGATCCGGCAGGCGCTGAAGAACGCCATCAGCACGCCCTCACCAGTCGCAAGGTGGGCTTTCAACCGTGTGAGGACGGCATGGTGCTGCTGCCCGTCCTGCTGGACGCGCCGCAAGGGCAGCTGATCTTCACCCGGTTGACCGCCGCAGCGACCCTGCTGCCCGCCGCCGATCCGCGGACGATGGATCAGAAACGTGCGGACCTGCTGGTCGACGCCGTGCTGTGCGGCCTGCCGCACGACGCGCTTCCCGAACTGCAGGGACGCCGGCCGAGCATCCAGATCGTGGTGGCCGCCGACACCCTGCTGAGCCTGGATGACGAGCCGGCTGATCTTTCCGGTTACGGGCCGATCACTGCCGAGACTGCGCGCCGGTACGCCGCGGACCAATCGGGCACCTGGCGCCGACTGCTCACCGACCCGGACACCGGCGCGTTGCTCGACATCGGTCGAGACAGCTACCGGCCGGTGCGACGTCTGCGCGACTTTGTGCTGGCCCGAGACGGCGTGTGTTGCTTTCCGACCTGTGGCCAACCCGGTTATCGCTGCGAATTCGAGCACATCGTCGCCTTCTCCGAAGGTGGTGAGACCTGCCGGTGTGGCGGCGCGCTGGCCTGCAAGCGGCATAACCTCTGCAAGATCGGCACCGGCTGGCAGTACCGCCGGTTACCCGACGGCGGTTACCAGTGGACCGACGACACCGGTCATGAGTACACCGGTTATCCGCCGCAGCGCTGGCATCCGTCCGCTAGCTCACCAGCGTCAACCACACCCGCTAGCTCACCAGCGTCACCCAGAGCTGACTCGGTTGACGACGACGCGCGTCGCCGAGCCGGCTGAGGCATGTCACCCGCCCCGCCGGGTCATCAGGTGAAGCCTCATCCGCCGGGCCGTACGATCTCGAACGTGCCATCACCGCCCGCCGTTCGCCGTGCCAGCTCACAGGACTCCTGTCCTGGCGCCCTGCGGGTCCATCAGGCAGCTGACGGAGGTCTCGCGCGGGTGCGTGTCCCGGGTGGAGTCCTGACCGGCCCGCAGTGGCAGGCCTTGATCGCTGCCGCCGAGCGACTGGGCAATGGCCAGCTGGAGCTCACCTCACGCGGCAACCTGCAACTGCGCGGGCTGGGAACCGGCGACGAGGCTGCGCTGGCCGCTCGCCTGCAGGACGCGGGCCTGTTGCCGTCGCTGACCCACGAGCGGGTGCGCAACCTGCTCGCCTCACCGTTGACCGGCCGGGACGGCGGCCTGCTGGACGTCCGCCCGCTGATCGCGGAGTTCGACCGCGCGCTGTGCGCCCGCCCGGCGCTGAGTGAGCTGTCCGGCCGGTTCCTGTTCGCCCTGGACGACGGCCGGGCCGACGTCCTGGCCGCCGAGCCCGACATCGCCGTCACCGCCACCTCGCCGCACTCGATGCAGCTGCTGTTGGCCGGCCGGCCGGTCGCGGCGCAGCGCCCCAGCAGCGCGGCGGTCGAGTTGATGCTCGCGGCCGCGGAGGCATTCCTGGCCGAACGCCAGGCTCAAGGCAGCGCCGCATGGCGGTTGGCCGAACTCATCCATGGCCCGGCCCGGGTCGCAGCCCGGCTCGGGATCGTCGACCGGGCTGGTCACACGACCGCGCGAGCAGCCGGTCACGCCCCAGCAGCCGGGCACCCCCCAGCAGCCGGGCACTCGACCGCGCCGGCGCCAGGGCGGGTGATCCGGCAGCGCGACGGCGCCAGCGCCCTGGTCATCGGCATCCCCCTGGGCAGTCTGAGCGCCGATCAGGCCCGGGCCTTTCTGCGGCCGCAGTTGATCCTGACGCCGTGGCGCAGCATCGTGGTGCCAGACCTGGACACCGCTGAGGCCGCCGAGTTGCTTGCCGACTGCGCCCGGCTGGGCATGATCACCGACGGGACCGACGCGCTACGCGATGTCACCGCCTGCACCGGCCGGCCGGGCTGCGCCTCAGCACTGGCCGACGTCCGGGCCGACGCCCTCGCGACGCACCGAGCCGCTGGCGTGCCCCTGTCCGCCGGTGTGCACTGGTCCGGCTGCGCCCGCCGATGCGGCCGGCCCGCCGGCGCCGTCACTGACCTGGTGGCGACCGGCGCCGGTTACCGGCTGAGCACCGGCGAACGGGCAGTAGAGGTCGGCTCTGCGCCGGCCGAGCTGACGGCGGCCCTACTCGCTGAGTCCGCGCTGACCGCTGACCCGGCGCTGGCAGGCTCCCGGTGAGCGACTACCTCACTGACGGCGCCGAGATCTACCGGCAGTCCTTCGCGACTATCCGCGCTGAGACGAACCTGGCTCAGCTGCCCACCGACCTGGCCAGGGTCGCGGTTCGCATGATCCACGCCTGTGGCATGACCGACCTGGTCCACGACCTGGACTACTCGCCCGGCGTGGTCGCCGCGGCTCGGAACGCGCTGCTGGCCGGCGCCCCGATCCTGTGCGACGCCCAGATGGTCGCCTCCGGGATCACCCGCCGACGGCTGCCGGCCGGCAACGAGGTGCTGTGCACCTTGAGCGATCCACAGGTGCCCCGACTCGCCGCCGAACTCGGCAACACCCGCAGTGCGGCTGCCCTGGAGCTGTGGCGGCCGAGATTGGCCGGCTCGGTGGTCGCGATCGGCAACGCCCCGACCGCCCTGTTCCGGCTGCTGGAGATGATCGAGGCCGGCGCCGGACGTCCGGCAGCCGTGATCGGCATACCGGTCGGCTTCATCGGCGCCGCCGAGTCCAAGCAGGCACTGGCTGAGTTCAGCGTCCGCACCGGCGCCACCGAGTACCTCATCGTCCGCGGCCGGCGCGGCGGTTCTGCCGTCACCGCCGCCGCGATCAACGCCATCGCCAGCGAGGAAGAGTGAGCCAGCTGCCCGCAACCACCGACCAGCCGACCAGTCCAGCCACCGGCCGGCTCACCGGCGTAGGCCTGGGACCCGGCGATCCGGAGCTGGTCACCGTCAAAGCCGCCAGATTGATCGGCGCCGCCGACGTCATCGCCTTCCACAGCGCTCGGCACGGGCGCAGTATCGCCCGGTCGGTGGCCGAGCCCTACCTGCGACCCGGCCAGATCGAAGAGCCG
This window encodes:
- a CDS encoding ATP-grasp domain-containing protein, with amino-acid sequence MSEHVLIFGNGYYIPDRLRTWARDSGQVVSSSVICDPEQMVKIDEPEKLARIVVLPAGASVDEWVAFARLVHQLQPVTRIGSFSDQGQVAAAAVGQALGLPAHSTETVRLVHDKYAMRQRLAEAGVESTPSATVCDEAELRDFAAAHGYPCVVKPASGMASAGVSIISEPAEAASAFARAQGITRAQGTAPVLMTTPNQATDSPTQATAQATDRPIRVIVEKFLPGVQYSVECFSEQGEHQVVTITRKYSDPVSLVELGHVMPAPLDPEDVEAIGAHVCRALDALGVEFGPTHTEIVLTQSGPRLIETHLRFGGDSIWDLVTDATGVDLVKNQWRQMMGEKVLPSIRSTLQDPDRAPRCEAIWFAVAPPSGVLVEIAGVDGPHPDGVTVKWPLPPGTELNGLQSSHSRLAQARAHAGTAAEALALAQQAIERLEVIIRVPSTVPEVM
- a CDS encoding DUF222 domain-containing protein, translating into MPTTALAASAPTAELGDTGWGERPVSAEPASATERLIQLLELAPAARPTGEIARFDPRRLSAGARIDLLTLLEQQKHWLDSVQQQVLAEIEAADASELNLSQEAVSLALGVPPRTAQAKLKTASLLVRELPGALALLSAGKISYRHTEVICEQVWSLAPQLVAEFEALALARAADQTVGQLRQAARRAAARLDPAGAEERHQHALTSRKVGFQPCEDGMVLLPVLLDAPQGQLIFTRLTAAATLLPAADPRTMDQKRADLLVDAVLCGLPHDALPELQGRRPSIQIVVAADTLLSLDDEPADLSGYGPITAETARRYAADQSGTWRRLLTDPDTGALLDIGRDSYRPVRRLRDFVLARDGVCCFPTCGQPGYRCEFEHIVAFSEGGETCRCGGALACKRHNLCKIGTGWQYRRLPDGGYQWTDDTGHEYTGYPPQRWHPSASSPASTTPASSPASPRADSVDDDARRRAG
- the cobG gene encoding precorrin-3B synthase; this encodes MPSPPAVRRASSQDSCPGALRVHQAADGGLARVRVPGGVLTGPQWQALIAAAERLGNGQLELTSRGNLQLRGLGTGDEAALAARLQDAGLLPSLTHERVRNLLASPLTGRDGGLLDVRPLIAEFDRALCARPALSELSGRFLFALDDGRADVLAAEPDIAVTATSPHSMQLLLAGRPVAAQRPSSAAVELMLAAAEAFLAERQAQGSAAWRLAELIHGPARVAARLGIVDRAGHTTARAAGHAPAAGHPPAAGHSTAPAPGRVIRQRDGASALVIGIPLGSLSADQARAFLRPQLILTPWRSIVVPDLDTAEAAELLADCARLGMITDGTDALRDVTACTGRPGCASALADVRADALATHRAAGVPLSAGVHWSGCARRCGRPAGAVTDLVATGAGYRLSTGERAVEVGSAPAELTAALLAESALTADPALAGSR
- a CDS encoding precorrin-8X methylmutase, which translates into the protein MSDYLTDGAEIYRQSFATIRAETNLAQLPTDLARVAVRMIHACGMTDLVHDLDYSPGVVAAARNALLAGAPILCDAQMVASGITRRRLPAGNEVLCTLSDPQVPRLAAELGNTRSAAALELWRPRLAGSVVAIGNAPTALFRLLEMIEAGAGRPAAVIGIPVGFIGAAESKQALAEFSVRTGATEYLIVRGRRGGSAVTAAAINAIASEEE